From a single Paenibacillus sp. FSL R5-0345 genomic region:
- the rpmC gene encoding 50S ribosomal protein L29, translating into MKANELRNLTTAEIEQKIAGFKEELFNLRFQLATGQLDNPTRIRDVRKEIARAKTVIHQRVLGIS; encoded by the coding sequence ATGAAAGCTAATGAACTTCGCAACTTAACCACTGCTGAGATTGAACAAAAGATCGCTGGATTCAAAGAGGAACTTTTTAATCTCCGTTTTCAATTGGCAACAGGCCAACTGGACAACCCGACTCGGATTCGTGACGTGCGTAAGGAAATAGCTCGTGCTAAAACCGTGATCCATCAAAGAGTGCTTGGGATTAGTTAA
- the rplW gene encoding 50S ribosomal protein L23, translating to MKDPRDIIKRPVITERTSDYMSEMKYAFEVDIRANKTEIKKAVEAIFKVKVTNVNTMRVPGKLKRYGKYSGYTPEWKKAIVKLSPDSKPLEFFEAVE from the coding sequence ATGAAAGATCCTCGTGATATTATCAAACGTCCGGTGATTACGGAACGTACTTCCGACTACATGAGCGAAATGAAATACGCTTTTGAAGTGGATATCCGTGCTAACAAAACCGAAATCAAAAAAGCTGTCGAGGCTATTTTCAAAGTAAAAGTAACTAATGTGAACACAATGCGCGTACCTGGCAAATTGAAACGTTATGGTAAATATTCTGGTTACACTCCAGAGTGGAAAAAAGCCATCGTTAAGCTTAGCCCGGACAGCAAACCGCTTGAATTTTTTGAAGCGGTAGAATAA
- the rplB gene encoding 50S ribosomal protein L2 — MPIKKYKPTSPARRHMSVSTFEEITTNQPEKSLLSPLFKHAGRNNQGKITVRHHGGGHKRKYRIIDFKRTKDGIPGSVATIEYDPNRTSNIALIHYADGEKRYIIAPKGLKVGDKVESGPTADIKIGNTLALENIPVGTVIHNIELKPGKGGQLVRAAGTEAQLLGKEEKYCSVRLSSGEVRKILSVCRATIGSVGNEDHELIKIGKAGRSRWLGRRPEVRGVVMNPNDHPHGGGEGRAPIGRKSPMSPWGKPTLGYKTRKKNKASDKYIVRRRTK, encoded by the coding sequence GTGCCAATCAAAAAGTACAAACCGACCTCTCCGGCAAGACGACACATGTCTGTGTCTACGTTTGAAGAAATCACAACAAACCAGCCAGAGAAATCGTTGCTTTCTCCGCTGTTCAAACATGCGGGACGCAACAACCAAGGTAAAATTACGGTTCGTCACCATGGCGGCGGACACAAACGTAAATACCGTATTATTGACTTCAAGCGTACTAAAGACGGCATACCAGGTAGCGTTGCTACAATCGAGTATGACCCGAACCGTACATCTAATATTGCTTTGATCCACTATGCTGATGGAGAGAAACGTTATATCATCGCTCCTAAAGGCCTAAAAGTTGGGGATAAAGTAGAGTCCGGCCCAACAGCCGACATTAAAATTGGTAACACACTTGCACTGGAAAACATTCCAGTGGGTACAGTTATCCACAACATCGAGTTGAAACCAGGTAAAGGCGGACAATTGGTTCGTGCTGCTGGTACAGAAGCTCAATTGCTTGGTAAAGAAGAAAAATACTGTTCCGTTCGTTTGTCATCCGGTGAGGTTCGCAAGATCCTTAGCGTATGCCGTGCAACTATCGGTTCCGTAGGTAACGAAGATCACGAATTGATCAAAATCGGTAAAGCTGGACGTAGTCGCTGGCTGGGCCGTCGCCCTGAAGTTCGCGGTGTAGTAATGAACCCTAACGATCACCCACACGGTGGTGGTGAAGGCCGCGCTCCAATCGGACGTAAATCGCCTATGTCTCCATGGGGCAAACCAACCCTTGGTTACAAAACGCGTAAGAAAAACAAGGCATCTGATAAATATATCGTTCGCCGCCGCACTAAATAA
- the rplD gene encoding 50S ribosomal protein L4 yields the protein MPKVTLFNISGNEVGEVELSDTVFGIEPNEHVLHEAALMQRASLRRGTHKVKGRSEVRGGGRKPWKQKGTGRARQGSIRSPQWKGGGVVFGPTPRSYSWKLPKKVRRLAIKSALSSKVLENDIIVLDSLTMNAPKTKEFAAILNNLKVDRKALIVATSYDDNVALSARNIPGVKFVAADGINVLDVLTYDKLIITKEAVLKVEEVFA from the coding sequence ATGCCAAAAGTAACACTTTTTAATATTAGTGGCAACGAAGTTGGTGAAGTGGAACTGAGCGATACAGTATTCGGTATTGAACCGAATGAGCACGTTCTACATGAAGCTGCGCTTATGCAAAGAGCTTCCCTGCGTCGTGGTACACACAAAGTAAAAGGACGTTCTGAAGTTCGTGGCGGTGGACGTAAACCTTGGAAACAAAAAGGTACAGGTCGCGCTCGTCAAGGCTCCATTCGTTCTCCACAATGGAAAGGTGGCGGCGTTGTCTTCGGACCAACACCACGTAGCTATTCCTGGAAACTGCCTAAGAAGGTTCGTCGTTTGGCCATCAAATCCGCTTTGTCCTCGAAAGTACTCGAGAATGACATTATCGTATTGGATAGCTTGACAATGAATGCTCCGAAGACGAAAGAATTCGCGGCAATCTTGAACAACCTGAAAGTAGATCGTAAAGCGTTGATCGTAGCAACTAGCTATGATGATAACGTAGCGCTTTCCGCTCGTAACATCCCTGGGGTGAAATTCGTAGCGGCTGACGGCATTAATGTTCTTGACGTACTAACGTACGACAAACTGATCATCACTAAAGAAGCAGTTCTGAAGGTAGAGGAGGTGTTCGCGTAA
- the rplX gene encoding 50S ribosomal protein L24: protein MPRVKKVLESHNNKLHVKKDDVVLVISGKDKGKKGRVIAAYPRENRVLVEGVNMVKKHQKPNQLNPQGGIIEQEASIHVSNVMHIDPKTGKVTRIGYKVLDNGKKVRIAKRSGEIID, encoded by the coding sequence ATGCCTAGAGTGAAAAAAGTTCTGGAATCCCATAACAATAAACTGCACGTGAAGAAAGATGATGTGGTGCTTGTGATTAGTGGTAAAGACAAAGGCAAAAAAGGCCGTGTCATCGCTGCTTATCCTCGTGAAAACCGCGTTCTGGTAGAAGGCGTCAATATGGTGAAGAAACACCAAAAGCCGAACCAGCTGAATCCACAGGGTGGAATTATTGAGCAGGAAGCTTCGATTCATGTGTCCAACGTAATGCACATCGATCCGAAGACCGGCAAAGTAACACGTATCGGTTACAAAGTATTGGACAACGGTAAAAAAGTTCGGATTGCAAAAAGATCCGGAGAGATTATCGACTAA
- the rplV gene encoding 50S ribosomal protein L22, with the protein MEAKAHARSVRISARKAKLVVDLIRGKQVGEAIAILRHTPKSASPVVEKLLNSAIANAEHNYSLDVNSLFVSEVFVNQGPTMKRFRPRAMGRASRINKRTSHITLVVSEK; encoded by the coding sequence ATGGAAGCAAAAGCACATGCAAGATCGGTGCGGATTTCCGCTCGTAAAGCGAAACTGGTTGTTGACTTGATTCGTGGTAAGCAAGTGGGGGAAGCAATTGCAATTCTTCGCCACACTCCGAAATCCGCTTCTCCGGTCGTTGAGAAGTTGCTTAATTCGGCAATTGCGAATGCTGAGCATAACTATTCTTTGGACGTGAACAGTTTGTTCGTTAGCGAGGTTTTCGTTAACCAAGGACCTACTATGAAACGTTTCCGTCCGCGCGCCATGGGCCGCGCAAGTCGGATCAATAAACGCACGAGCCACATTACACTGGTGGTATCTGAGAAATAA
- the rpsQ gene encoding 30S ribosomal protein S17 produces MSEERNARKVLIGKVVSDKMDKTIVVAVETYKKHNLYHKRIKSTKKFKAHDEENVAKIGDTVKVMETRPLSKDKRWRLVEVVEKAVII; encoded by the coding sequence ATGAGCGAAGAACGTAATGCACGTAAAGTGCTAATCGGTAAAGTGGTCAGTGATAAAATGGATAAAACCATCGTAGTCGCTGTTGAAACCTATAAGAAACACAACTTGTACCACAAACGCATCAAGTCTACGAAGAAATTCAAAGCACATGATGAGGAAAACGTTGCAAAAATTGGCGATACCGTAAAAGTCATGGAAACTCGTCCGTTGTCCAAGGACAAACGTTGGAGACTAGTTGAAGTGGTTGAAAAAGCGGTTATCATCTAA
- the rpsS gene encoding 30S ribosomal protein S19, producing MGRSLKKGPFIDGYLLKKVEELNEAEKKVVVKTWSRRSTIFPQFIGHTFGVYDGRKHVPVYVTEDMVGHKLGEFAPTRTYKGHAGDDKKTRR from the coding sequence ATGGGTCGCAGTTTAAAGAAGGGGCCGTTTATCGATGGCTACCTGCTTAAAAAAGTTGAGGAACTGAACGAGGCTGAGAAAAAGGTTGTAGTTAAAACTTGGTCCCGTCGCTCAACCATTTTCCCTCAGTTTATCGGACATACGTTTGGTGTATATGACGGCCGTAAACACGTGCCTGTATACGTAACAGAAGATATGGTAGGTCACAAGTTGGGCGAGTTCGCGCCAACACGTACTTACAAAGGCCACGCGGGTGACGATAAGAAAACAAGAAGATAA
- the rplP gene encoding 50S ribosomal protein L16, whose translation MLVPKRVKHRKQQRGHMKGMAKGGTELNFGEFGLVAMEPSWITNRQIEAARIAMTRYIKRGGQVWIKIFPDKPITQKPLEVRMGSGKGNVEKWVAVVKPGKIMFELGGVSEEIAREAMRLAAHKLPVKTKFVKREELGGEANES comes from the coding sequence ATGTTGGTACCAAAACGCGTAAAACACCGCAAGCAACAACGCGGACACATGAAGGGTATGGCAAAAGGCGGTACTGAATTGAACTTCGGCGAATTCGGCCTAGTTGCAATGGAACCGTCTTGGATCACTAACCGTCAGATCGAAGCTGCTCGTATCGCGATGACACGTTATATCAAACGTGGCGGTCAAGTTTGGATCAAGATTTTCCCAGATAAGCCTATTACTCAAAAGCCTCTCGAGGTTCGTATGGGTAGTGGTAAAGGTAACGTTGAGAAATGGGTAGCCGTAGTTAAACCGGGCAAGATTATGTTCGAACTCGGAGGCGTGTCGGAAGAAATCGCTCGTGAAGCGATGCGTCTTGCCGCTCACAAGCTGCCTGTTAAGACTAAGTTTGTGAAACGTGAAGAATTGGGTGGTGAAGCAAATGAAAGCTAA
- the rpsC gene encoding 30S ribosomal protein S3: MGQKVNPIGLRIGIIRDWESKWYAGKDFGTLLMEDVKIREYLKGKLKDSAVSHIEIERAASRVNVTIHTAKPGMVIGKGGAEVEVLRSAVTAIAGGKKVHININEIKHPELDAILVAESIAQQLERRVSFRRALKQAIQRTMRSGAKGIKTQVGGRLGGAEIARSEGYSEGTVPLHTLRADIDYGTAEAHTTYGLIGVKVWIYRGEVLPPAKKQAAQEGGN; the protein is encoded by the coding sequence GTGGGTCAAAAGGTAAATCCAATCGGACTCCGAATCGGTATTATTCGCGATTGGGAATCTAAATGGTATGCAGGAAAAGATTTCGGTACTCTTCTGATGGAAGACGTCAAAATCCGGGAATACCTTAAAGGTAAGTTGAAGGATTCCGCTGTTTCCCATATCGAGATCGAAAGAGCGGCTAGCCGAGTGAACGTTACAATTCATACTGCTAAACCAGGTATGGTTATTGGTAAGGGCGGAGCAGAAGTAGAAGTACTTCGCAGCGCAGTTACAGCAATCGCTGGTGGCAAAAAAGTACACATCAACATCAATGAAATCAAGCACCCTGAATTGGATGCAATTCTTGTAGCTGAGAGCATTGCTCAACAATTGGAACGTCGTGTATCGTTCCGTCGTGCACTCAAACAAGCGATTCAAAGAACTATGCGTTCTGGCGCAAAAGGGATTAAAACTCAAGTAGGCGGACGTCTTGGCGGAGCCGAGATCGCTCGTTCAGAAGGTTATAGCGAAGGAACAGTTCCACTTCATACGCTTCGTGCCGATATCGATTACGGAACGGCTGAAGCACATACAACTTACGGTCTTATCGGCGTAAAAGTATGGATCTACCGTGGAGAAGTTCTTCCCCCAGCTAAGAAACAAGCTGCTCAGGAAGGAGGCAACTAA
- the rplC gene encoding 50S ribosomal protein L3, with product MKGILGKKLGMTQVFTPEGNVIPVTVIEAGPCVVLQKKDLNIDGYEAVQLGFSDKKEKRSNKPEQGHAKKANATPKRYVREIRGVDLGSLEVGQELKADIFAEGEFVDVTGTSKGKGFQGNIKRWGQSRGPMAHGSRYHRRPGSMGSIQANRVPKGKRLPGHMGHTTITVQKLEIIKVDVERNVLLVKGAIPGPKNSFVKVKQTVKK from the coding sequence TTGAAAGGTATCTTAGGAAAAAAACTCGGTATGACTCAAGTGTTTACTCCAGAAGGTAACGTAATTCCTGTTACTGTTATCGAAGCAGGACCTTGTGTAGTACTGCAAAAGAAAGACCTGAATATCGACGGATATGAAGCAGTGCAATTGGGCTTTTCTGATAAAAAAGAAAAACGCTCCAATAAGCCTGAACAGGGTCACGCCAAAAAGGCAAATGCAACACCTAAGCGCTACGTTCGTGAAATTCGCGGTGTTGACCTCGGGTCTCTCGAGGTTGGACAAGAACTGAAAGCTGATATTTTTGCTGAGGGCGAATTTGTTGACGTAACTGGTACATCTAAAGGTAAAGGTTTCCAAGGTAACATCAAACGTTGGGGACAAAGCCGCGGACCAATGGCACACGGATCGCGTTACCACAGAAGACCAGGTTCCATGGGTTCTATCCAAGCTAACCGTGTTCCTAAGGGCAAACGCCTTCCAGGACATATGGGTCACACGACTATTACGGTTCAAAAGCTTGAAATTATCAAGGTTGATGTTGAACGTAACGTATTGCTGGTAAAAGGCGCTATCCCAGGTCCTAAAAACAGCTTCGTGAAAGTTAAACAAACCGTTAAGAAATAA
- the rplN gene encoding 50S ribosomal protein L14, producing the protein MIQPFTRLHVADNSGAKELMCIRVLGGTGRRTAAIGDLIVCSVKQATPGGVVKKGDVVRAVVVRTKRSVRRKDGSYIAFDENAAVVVKDDRSPRGTRIFGPVARELRDKDYMKIVSLAPEVI; encoded by the coding sequence ATGATTCAACCATTTACACGTTTGCATGTGGCTGACAACTCTGGTGCGAAGGAACTGATGTGTATCCGCGTACTGGGTGGTACTGGACGCCGTACAGCAGCAATCGGTGATTTGATCGTTTGTTCCGTAAAACAAGCAACACCAGGCGGCGTTGTCAAAAAAGGTGATGTTGTTAGAGCGGTAGTTGTTCGTACGAAACGTTCCGTTCGTCGTAAAGATGGATCTTACATCGCATTCGACGAAAATGCAGCTGTTGTTGTTAAAGACGACAGAAGCCCTCGTGGAACACGTATCTTTGGACCAGTTGCTCGCGAACTTCGCGATAAAGACTACATGAAGATCGTTTCCTTGGCACCGGAAGTAATCTAA